In Oncorhynchus clarkii lewisi isolate Uvic-CL-2024 chromosome 24, UVic_Ocla_1.0, whole genome shotgun sequence, one DNA window encodes the following:
- the LOC139382790 gene encoding adapter SH3BGRL-like isoform X24, which produces MVIKVFLASSSGSTAIKKKQQDVLGFLEALKVDYAPLDIACNEDNRMWMRENVPVEKKPTNGIPLPPQIFNEESYCGDYETFFDAKEDNAVYAFLGLPPPPGSKEAKEAYLLENGPVENGTIVNGTDDAEDEENLEAEEENIDDDTLKAPVKEEEAQEEVEDEEAKQEEEDE; this is translated from the exons ATGGTTATAAAAGTATTTCTAGCTTCTTCATCAGGATCGACAGCG ATCAAAAAGAAGCAACAGGATGTGCTTGGGTTCCTGGAGGCCCTGAAAGTGGACTACGCTCCATTGGACATTGCCTGCAATGAGGACAACCGCATGTGGATGAGGGAAAATGTCCCTGTGGAGAAAAAGCCCACCAACGGGATCCCTCTACCCCCTCAGATCTTCAACGAAGAGAGCTACTGTGGG GACTACGAGACATTCTTTGACGCCAAAGAAGACAATGCGGTATATGCCTTCCTGGGTCTGCCACCTCCTCCAGGTTCCAAG GAAGCGAAAGAGGCATATCTCCTTGAAAATGGGCCTGTTGAGAATGGAACCATTGTAAATGGAACTGATGATGCTGAGGATGAAGAGAACCTTGAAGCTGAGGAGGAGAACATTGATGATGACACACTA AAGGCCCCCGTGAAGGAGGAAGAAGCCCAG GAGGAAGTAGAGGATGAAGAGGCTAAG
- the LOC139382790 gene encoding adapter SH3BGRL-like isoform X25, with protein MVIKVFLASSSGSTAIKKKQQDVLGFLEALKVDYAPLDIACNEDNRMWMRENVPVEKKPTNGIPLPPQIFNEESYCGDYETFFDAKEDNAVYAFLGLPPPPGSKEAKEAYLLENGPVENGTIVNGTDDAEDEENLEAEEENIDDDTLKAPVKEEEAQEEVEDEEAKEEEDE; from the exons ATGGTTATAAAAGTATTTCTAGCTTCTTCATCAGGATCGACAGCG ATCAAAAAGAAGCAACAGGATGTGCTTGGGTTCCTGGAGGCCCTGAAAGTGGACTACGCTCCATTGGACATTGCCTGCAATGAGGACAACCGCATGTGGATGAGGGAAAATGTCCCTGTGGAGAAAAAGCCCACCAACGGGATCCCTCTACCCCCTCAGATCTTCAACGAAGAGAGCTACTGTGGG GACTACGAGACATTCTTTGACGCCAAAGAAGACAATGCGGTATATGCCTTCCTGGGTCTGCCACCTCCTCCAGGTTCCAAG GAAGCGAAAGAGGCATATCTCCTTGAAAATGGGCCTGTTGAGAATGGAACCATTGTAAATGGAACTGATGATGCTGAGGATGAAGAGAACCTTGAAGCTGAGGAGGAGAACATTGATGATGACACACTA AAGGCCCCCGTGAAGGAGGAAGAAGCCCAG GAGGAAGTAGAGGATGAAGAGGCTAAG
- the LOC139382790 gene encoding adapter SH3BGRL-like isoform X23, whose amino-acid sequence MVIKVFLASSSGSTAIKKKQQDVLGFLEALKVDYAPLDIACNEDNRMWMRENVPVEKKPTNGIPLPPQIFNEESYCGDYETFFDAKEDNAVYAFLGLPPPPGSKEAKEAYLLENGPVENGTIVNGTDDAEDEENLEAEEENIDDDTLAPVKEEEAQEEVEDEEAKGEDDQPVSEEEEDE is encoded by the exons ATGGTTATAAAAGTATTTCTAGCTTCTTCATCAGGATCGACAGCG ATCAAAAAGAAGCAACAGGATGTGCTTGGGTTCCTGGAGGCCCTGAAAGTGGACTACGCTCCATTGGACATTGCCTGCAATGAGGACAACCGCATGTGGATGAGGGAAAATGTCCCTGTGGAGAAAAAGCCCACCAACGGGATCCCTCTACCCCCTCAGATCTTCAACGAAGAGAGCTACTGTGGG GACTACGAGACATTCTTTGACGCCAAAGAAGACAATGCGGTATATGCCTTCCTGGGTCTGCCACCTCCTCCAGGTTCCAAG GAAGCGAAAGAGGCATATCTCCTTGAAAATGGGCCTGTTGAGAATGGAACCATTGTAAATGGAACTGATGATGCTGAGGATGAAGAGAACCTTGAAGCTGAGGAGGAGAACATTGATGATGACACACTA GCCCCCGTGAAGGAGGAAGAAGCCCAG GAGGAAGTAGAGGATGAAGAGGCTAAG
- the LOC139382790 gene encoding adapter SH3BGRL-like isoform X21, which yields MVIKVFLASSSGSTAIKKKQQDVLGFLEALKVDYAPLDIACNEDNRMWMRENVPVEKKPTNGIPLPPQIFNEESYCGDYETFFDAKEDNAVYAFLGLPPPPGSKEAKEAYLLENGPVENGTIVNGTDDAEDEENLEAEEENIDDDTLAPVKEEEAQEEVEDEEAKGEDDQPVSEQEEEDE from the exons ATGGTTATAAAAGTATTTCTAGCTTCTTCATCAGGATCGACAGCG ATCAAAAAGAAGCAACAGGATGTGCTTGGGTTCCTGGAGGCCCTGAAAGTGGACTACGCTCCATTGGACATTGCCTGCAATGAGGACAACCGCATGTGGATGAGGGAAAATGTCCCTGTGGAGAAAAAGCCCACCAACGGGATCCCTCTACCCCCTCAGATCTTCAACGAAGAGAGCTACTGTGGG GACTACGAGACATTCTTTGACGCCAAAGAAGACAATGCGGTATATGCCTTCCTGGGTCTGCCACCTCCTCCAGGTTCCAAG GAAGCGAAAGAGGCATATCTCCTTGAAAATGGGCCTGTTGAGAATGGAACCATTGTAAATGGAACTGATGATGCTGAGGATGAAGAGAACCTTGAAGCTGAGGAGGAGAACATTGATGATGACACACTA GCCCCCGTGAAGGAGGAAGAAGCCCAG GAGGAAGTAGAGGATGAAGAGGCTAAG
- the LOC139382790 gene encoding adapter SH3BGRL-like isoform X22 → MVIKVFLASSSGSTAIKKKQQDVLGFLEALKVDYAPLDIACNEDNRMWMRENVPVEKKPTNGIPLPPQIFNEESYCGDYETFFDAKEDNAVYAFLGLPPPPGSKEAKEAYLLENGPVENGTIVNGTDDAEDEENLEAEEENIDDDTLKAPVKEEEAQEEVEDEEAKGEDDQPVSEEEEDE, encoded by the exons ATGGTTATAAAAGTATTTCTAGCTTCTTCATCAGGATCGACAGCG ATCAAAAAGAAGCAACAGGATGTGCTTGGGTTCCTGGAGGCCCTGAAAGTGGACTACGCTCCATTGGACATTGCCTGCAATGAGGACAACCGCATGTGGATGAGGGAAAATGTCCCTGTGGAGAAAAAGCCCACCAACGGGATCCCTCTACCCCCTCAGATCTTCAACGAAGAGAGCTACTGTGGG GACTACGAGACATTCTTTGACGCCAAAGAAGACAATGCGGTATATGCCTTCCTGGGTCTGCCACCTCCTCCAGGTTCCAAG GAAGCGAAAGAGGCATATCTCCTTGAAAATGGGCCTGTTGAGAATGGAACCATTGTAAATGGAACTGATGATGCTGAGGATGAAGAGAACCTTGAAGCTGAGGAGGAGAACATTGATGATGACACACTA AAGGCCCCCGTGAAGGAGGAAGAAGCCCAG GAGGAAGTAGAGGATGAAGAGGCTAAG
- the LOC139382790 gene encoding adapter SH3BGRL-like isoform X42: MVIKVFLASSSGSTAIKKKQQDVLGFLEALKVDYAPLDIACNEDNRMWMRENVPVEKKPTNGIPLPPQIFNEESYCGDYETFFDAKEDNAVYAFLGLPPPPGSKKAPVKEEEAQEEVEDEEAKEEEDE, from the exons ATGGTTATAAAAGTATTTCTAGCTTCTTCATCAGGATCGACAGCG ATCAAAAAGAAGCAACAGGATGTGCTTGGGTTCCTGGAGGCCCTGAAAGTGGACTACGCTCCATTGGACATTGCCTGCAATGAGGACAACCGCATGTGGATGAGGGAAAATGTCCCTGTGGAGAAAAAGCCCACCAACGGGATCCCTCTACCCCCTCAGATCTTCAACGAAGAGAGCTACTGTGGG GACTACGAGACATTCTTTGACGCCAAAGAAGACAATGCGGTATATGCCTTCCTGGGTCTGCCACCTCCTCCAGGTTCCAAG AAGGCCCCCGTGAAGGAGGAAGAAGCCCAG GAGGAAGTAGAGGATGAAGAGGCTAAG
- the LOC139382790 gene encoding adapter SH3BGRL-like isoform X20 produces the protein MVIKVFLASSSGSTAIKKKQQDVLGFLEALKVDYAPLDIACNEDNRMWMRENVPVEKKPTNGIPLPPQIFNEESYCGDYETFFDAKEDNAVYAFLGLPPPPGSKEAKEAYLLENGPVENGTIVNGTDDAEDEENLEAEEENIDDDTLKAPVKEEEAQEEVEDEEAKGEDDQPVSEQEEEDE, from the exons ATGGTTATAAAAGTATTTCTAGCTTCTTCATCAGGATCGACAGCG ATCAAAAAGAAGCAACAGGATGTGCTTGGGTTCCTGGAGGCCCTGAAAGTGGACTACGCTCCATTGGACATTGCCTGCAATGAGGACAACCGCATGTGGATGAGGGAAAATGTCCCTGTGGAGAAAAAGCCCACCAACGGGATCCCTCTACCCCCTCAGATCTTCAACGAAGAGAGCTACTGTGGG GACTACGAGACATTCTTTGACGCCAAAGAAGACAATGCGGTATATGCCTTCCTGGGTCTGCCACCTCCTCCAGGTTCCAAG GAAGCGAAAGAGGCATATCTCCTTGAAAATGGGCCTGTTGAGAATGGAACCATTGTAAATGGAACTGATGATGCTGAGGATGAAGAGAACCTTGAAGCTGAGGAGGAGAACATTGATGATGACACACTA AAGGCCCCCGTGAAGGAGGAAGAAGCCCAG GAGGAAGTAGAGGATGAAGAGGCTAAG
- the LOC139382790 gene encoding adapter SH3BGRL-like isoform X41 translates to MVIKVFLASSSGSTAIKKKQQDVLGFLEALKVDYAPLDIACNEDNRMWMRENVPVEKKPTNGIPLPPQIFNEESYCGDYETFFDAKEDNAVYAFLGLPPPPGSKKAPVKEEEAQEEVEDEEAKQEEEDE, encoded by the exons ATGGTTATAAAAGTATTTCTAGCTTCTTCATCAGGATCGACAGCG ATCAAAAAGAAGCAACAGGATGTGCTTGGGTTCCTGGAGGCCCTGAAAGTGGACTACGCTCCATTGGACATTGCCTGCAATGAGGACAACCGCATGTGGATGAGGGAAAATGTCCCTGTGGAGAAAAAGCCCACCAACGGGATCCCTCTACCCCCTCAGATCTTCAACGAAGAGAGCTACTGTGGG GACTACGAGACATTCTTTGACGCCAAAGAAGACAATGCGGTATATGCCTTCCTGGGTCTGCCACCTCCTCCAGGTTCCAAG AAGGCCCCCGTGAAGGAGGAAGAAGCCCAG GAGGAAGTAGAGGATGAAGAGGCTAAG
- the LOC139382610 gene encoding lebercilin-like protein, protein MGDMSLSLRHHTRGIVQQDDANYEVGAGDVDSSCSSGQSTPSRSSRGYSSTTGSRVDSQGSCTQSDYEEEADTTANRTFALSPNKKPGLGTKTAKTRTQNKGGQWCKKKKNTNLRNRKASLVPPIKPLEGPNQRIRSAHRHRIKELNSQVWELQQQLSGVATENKLLKQLQVRHTVALQRFQDSQSGLPQVLAKHGNEVRGLQEHLRKARIRRNSLSRRLRGTEEELLRTKDVLHRLQLLSEDRSLKEREELSHRLALISVDLNRKNKRIQDLERNFELSQISFNRHLATETRKTNEAREMSDYLQAQISLLTQKIKEKERELEIHNIYSHRFPNGWNGKGARETKSVQTDDLSSLPIEASCQLELEYACSLQHLELEKQKSLSWESFAIDFTDRSDAADTLEDDRGSNNNEDFAEDGELDGDSDKENPQLQGEEDCLAEKAASSPKASGEQTEPFESQVRYTLEDFLITERANKALESSPRTKRLYKFKETIQNLHSGKPAYTSHTHSLRKSPPRYIKSQARVENLGSGAYEPSFVTLPAEKWQRRDTRGPQPEDGVVRSKKSSLMKELFGQAPITDPIAMQTGRSRVQSTDLDRMSSHHTGDASPVSPGRETKIIFD, encoded by the exons ATGGGAGACATGTCTCTGAGTCTGAGACACCACACCAGAGGCATAGTGCAGCAGGATGATGCTAACTATGAAGTTGGAGCAGGGGATGTAGACTCAAGCTGCTCCTCAGGCCagtccaccccctccaggtcaAGCAGGGGATACAGCAGTACGACAGGCAGCAGGGTAGACTCTCAGGGGTCATGCACCCAGTCAGACTACGAGGAGGAGGCTGACACTACTGCAAATAGGACCTTTGCCCTCTCGCCAAACAAGAAGCCAGGTCTAGGCACGAAGACAGCTAAAACACGAA CGCAAAACAAGGGAGGGCAGTGGTGCAAAAAGAAGAAAAACACTAATTTAAGGAACCGCAAGGCCTCTCTCGTCCCTCCAATCAAGCCCCTGGAGGGCCCAAACCAGCGCATTAGGTCTGCCCACAGGCACCGCATCAAGGAGCTCAACAGCCAAGTGTGGGAGCTACAGCAGCAGCTGAGTGGTGTCGCCACAGAGAACAAACTGCTAAAGCAGCTCCAGGTCCGCCACACAGTGGCGCTACAGCGCTTCCAAGACTCACAGAGTGGCCTTCCCCAG GTCCTGGCCAAGCACGGCAATGAGGTGCGTGGTCTGCAGGAGCACCTGCGCAAAGCCCGCATCCGCCGCAACAGTCTGTCCAGGCGTCTGCGTGGAACGGAGGAGGAGCTGCTGCGTACCAAGGACGTTCTGCACAGGCTGCAGCTGCTCAGCGAGGACCGCAgcctgaaagagagggaagagctTAGCCACAGGCTGGCCCTGATCAGTGTGGACCTGAACAGGAAGAACAAGAggatacag GACTTGGAAAGAAATTTTGAGCTGAGCCAGATATCCTTCAATCGCCATCTTGCCACAGAAACAAGGAAGACCAATGAGGCCAGAGAGATGTCTGATTACCTCCAGGCACAGATCAGTCTGTTGACCCAAAAAATCAAA gaaaaagagagagaattggaGATCCACAATATCTACTCGCATAGATTTCCAAATGGCTGGAACGGAAAAG GGGCAAGAGAAACTAAATCTGTTCAAACAGATGACTTGTCCTCTCTCCCCATTGAGGCTTCGTGCCAACTTGAACTAGAATATGCCTGTTCACTCCAGCATCTGGAGTTGGAGAAGCAGAAGAGCTTGAGCTGG GAGTCCTTTGCCATCGACTTCACAGACAGAAGTGACGCAGCAGACACGTTAGAGGATGACAGAGGATCAAACAATAATGAAGACTTTGCGG aggatggagagttggatGGTGATTCTGACAAGGAGAATCCTCAGCTTCAGGGTGAGGAGGATTGCCTTGCAGAGAAGGCAGCGAGTTCCCCGAAGGCTTCAGGAGAGCAAACAGAACCGTTTGAAAGCCAGGTCCGGTACACTCTGGAGGATTTTCTGATTACAGAACGTGCCAACAAGGCCCTTGAATCCTCTCCCAGGACCAAACGCCTCTACAAATTCAAAGAAACCATCCAGAACCTACACAGTGGAAAGCCTGCCTATACCAGCCATACCCACAGCTTGAGAAAGAGCCCTCCTAGATACATCAAGAGCCAGGCCAGGGTGGAGAACCTTGGGTCTGGGGCATATGAGCCCTCCTTTGTCACTCTACCAGCAGAGAAGTGGCAAAGGCGTGACACCAGGGGCCCTCAACCAGAGGATGGTGTAGTCCGCAGCAAGAAGAGCAGCTTGATGAAAGAGCTTTTCGGCCAGGCCCCAATCACTGATCCAATTGCCATGCAGACAGGCAGATCCAGAGTTCAAAGTACAGACCTGGACAGAATGTCATCTCACCATACAGGAGATGCTAGCCCAGTCTCACCTGGGAGAGAGACCAAGATCATTTTTGATTGA